From Desulfonatronum thiosulfatophilum:
CCGGCAGCGGGAAACCCGGGGCAAGGTGCGGATCGAGACGGGCGTGCCGTTGCGGTCATTGAGCTTGGGCATCTCGGGCAGGGCCGACCTGGTGGAGTACCATCTGAAGGGACAGGAATGGGTGCCGTTCCCCGTGGAATATAAGCGCGGCCGCCCCAAAAAGGACAGCTGCGACGCGGTTCAGCTCTGCGCTCAGGCCCTATGCCTGGAAGAGATGCTGGACCGCCAAGTGCCTGAGGGAGCCTTGTTCTACGGCCAAAATCGCAGACGCAGGGACGTGGCTATTGATGAAAAACTGCGCCGGGAAACCATGGATGCCGCG
This genomic window contains:
- the cas4 gene encoding CRISPR-associated protein Cas4; translated protein: MYTEADLLPLSALQHLLFCPRQCALIHIEQVWTENRFTAEGRVMHERVDSRQRETRGKVRIETGVPLRSLSLGISGRADLVEYHLKGQEWVPFPVEYKRGRPKKDSCDAVQLCAQALCLEEMLDRQVPEGALFYGQNRRRRDVAIDEKLRRETMDAAAHLHDLIRSGITPPARYEKKCDSCSLLELCLPKVAGSAKNVQRYLSRILVEPT